The genomic DNA AACTGCATTCGCGTGTGCGCGGATATGGTCATGTGAAGCTGGCGAATCTCGTCGCGGTAAAGCGCGGCGAACGTGAACTCGCTGCGCGCGTCGGCGTTGAAGCTGCGACCGGCGCAGCGGTGCAACACGCGCTCGACGACGCGAAGGGCGCGGGAGCGTTGAAGGGAATTCCGGTGGTGGTGGCGAGGTGAGCGCACATCGCCAAACGCGCACGCTCGATAACGCGCTCAATCGCCGCCTGCGGCCGCCACATCGAGCAACGCTCTCGCGCGCGCGACTCGCTCGGCATCAATCGGCGCGAGCCCATTACCGCCCACCCGCACACCGCTACCAAAATGCACGGCACGCACGCCGGTCGCGGCGACAAAGCTCGCGAGCGCATCGACCGTAAGTCCCGCGCCCGCCAGTACCGTGCAATGTGAACCGCGCGCCTGCGCCACCAGCGCGCGAATCGTCGGTTCCGCCTGCAGCACCGATGGCGCACCGCCCGACGTCAACACGTTCTTCACCGAATCGAACCCGAGCAACACATCGAGAGCCTGCTGCAAATCACGCGCTTCATCAAACGCGCGATGAAACGTAATCGACACGCCATCGGCCGCATCGACCGCACGCGCAAGCCCATCGCGATCGATCTCGCCCGTCGGCGTCAGCATACCGATCACGATGCCATTCGCACGCGCCGCAGCAATCGCGCGTACGTCACGCAGCATCACCGCGTAGTCGTCGGCATCGAACACAAAAGACCGGCTATGCGGCCGCACGATCACATTGACCGGAATGCGCA from Paraburkholderia edwinii includes the following:
- a CDS encoding copper homeostasis protein CutC, producing the protein MPDSRTEPRAAQRILLEVIATTVADAKSAEDAGADRLELITAFGEGGLTPSIGMVEAVVDAVRIPVNVIVRPHSRSFVFDADDYAVMLRDVRAIAAARANGIVIGMLTPTGEIDRDGLARAVDAADGVSITFHRAFDEARDLQQALDVLLGFDSVKNVLTSGGAPSVLQAEPTIRALVAQARGSHCTVLAGAGLTVDALASFVAATGVRAVHFGSGVRVGGNGLAPIDAERVARARALLDVAAAGGD